In a genomic window of Lycium ferocissimum isolate CSIRO_LF1 chromosome 9, AGI_CSIRO_Lferr_CH_V1, whole genome shotgun sequence:
- the LOC132030541 gene encoding 5-amino-6-(5-phospho-D-ribitylamino)uracil phosphatase, chloroplastic — translation MVESIGATSLLGQVPVYGGYCCKDVSIKRKAIDVCRLRSADFLGRKLVCGSNLRVLRADCVRICPVRGQAMELAKEAYSYREEDRISKDFRFRIETDVKINLEKWPPKNKADNPALHNPLLRQERMGCGWLAAIFEWEGVLTEDNPDLEKQAWLALSQEEGKSPPPGFILKRIEGMKNEQAISEVLCWSRDPVQVKRMATRKEEIYQGLQGGLYSFRPGSQEFVNTLMHYKVPMALVSTRPRKYVENAIGTIGFEGIFSVIVAAEDVHRGKPDPDMFVYASQLLQYIPERCIVFGNSNQTVEAAHDAQMKCIAVASKHPVYELGAADLVVRHLDELSIHDLKNLAAVELTEFGSPEPELEMEEEDDPDRSSGVAVDDGFW, via the coding sequence ATGGTTGAATCAATTGGTGCAACTTCACTTTTAGGGCAGGTACCTGTTTATGGAGGTTATTGTTGCAAAGATGTGTCGATTAAACGGAAGGCAATTGATGTATGTCGATTGCGTTCTGCTGATTTTCTTGGCAGAAAGCTTGTTTGTGGTTCAAATTTACGGGTGCTAAGAGCTGATTGTGTAAGGATTTGCCCAGTAAGAGGCCAGGCGATGGAATTGGCGAAAGAGGCATATTCATATAGGGAGGAGGATAGAATATCTAAAGATTTCCGGTTTAGGATTGAGACTGATGTGAAGATAAATCTAGAGAAATGGCCACCAAAAAATAAGGCTGACAATCCAGCTCTTCATAATCCATTGCTTAGACAAGAAAGGATGGGTTGTGGATGGTTAGCAGCTATATTTGAATGGGAAGGTGTGTTAACCGAAGACAATCCGGATCTTGAGAAGCAAGCATGGTTAGCTCTGTCTcaagaagaaggaaaatcaCCTCCTCCAGGTTTCATTTTGAAGAGAATTGAAGGAATGAAGAATGAGCAAGCGATATCAGAAGTTCTTTGCTGGTCAAGAGATCCTGTTCAGGTGAAGAGAATGGCTACCCGGAAGGAGGAGATTTATCAAGGGTTGCAGGGGGGACTTTATAGCTTCCGACCTGGATCACAGGAGTTTGTCAATACCCTGATGCACTACAAGGTGCCAATGGCTTTAGTGTCTACACGCCCGAGAAAATATGTCGAGAATGCAATTGGTACCATTGGCTTTGAAGGGATTTTTAGTGTTATTGTAGCTGCAGAGGATGTTCACAGAGGGAAACCTGATCCCGATATGTTTGTCTATGCATCACAGCTTCTACAATATATACCGGAGAGGTGTATTGTGTTCGGGAACTCAAATCAAACTGTGGAGGCTGCACATGATGCTCAGATGAAGTGTATTGCTGTTGCCAGCAAACATCCAGTGTATGAGCTTGGTGCTGCTGACTTGGTTGTTAGGCACCTTGATGAGCTCTCGATCCATGACCTAAAGAACCTTGCTGCTGTTGAGTTGACTGAATTTGGATCCCCTGAGCCAGAGTTGGAGATGGAAGAAGAGGATGATCCCGATCGTTCCTCTGGAGTGGCTGTGGATGATGGTTTCTGGTAA